The DNA segment GCCATTCCTGTACCCGGATATGGTACAAACGCCGGTAAGACTTGTAAATGAAGCGTCTGCTCTTGCCGGAAACAGGTACATACTTTTCAACACAAATCCCGCGTTTCCGCTTGTATACACCGCCAATCCCGGGCCAATACCTGGTTTACCGGTATTGTCGATAAACCGTTTGTCTGCCGCGGTGCCACTCCATCCGAAGGACGAGGCGGATGAGTATATATCGAAGCCGTTTCTAGACACGGCGCCCACACGAAAAACTTGTCCGTTATCCGTAAAATTCAGGGAAACATCCGTTTCATCTTCAAAAGTTTCTGTGCTGACCTGAGCATGCAGGAGTGGAGTAATACCGATAAAAATTGCTGCCAGTACGAAAAATTTCTTCATGCCAGGAGGTTAAGCGTTGTGAGATTCAGGTTAAATTGATGTGGATTAAATCGGCTACAAAGAACGGGAATAATATACAGTAGGTCTTGAGATTTCGATATTTTTTGACGAATATCAACATATTTCTTCTGCCAATAAATGAAGTATAACTGTATAGTATAAACGAAATCTAATCTTTATTTATTCAATTTTAGCAGGTAAAGCAATTTTCAGAGCATAAATTCAATGTATGACTAACACCAATCTATACACTAAGTCTTAAACGCCACTAAGAGTTACCATTTACCCGACAAAAAAATTCAAAGAATACCGAGGCAAAATCTATCTGATTACCAGTTGACACTAAAAGGAAAAAGCGACCTTGGCGGCCACTGCGTTCCGATCACTTCAGTAAGTAATAAAATGGCGAAAAACCATTCAATCAGCATTAATTTCAGCGGCTGTACGCTTTGCAGGCGAATAGTCGCTTTTGCTTTTCCATTAAAAAAAAATACTTTGCGCCCTATTACTCCAATAACAATCATGCTATGCCTAAAACTTTACGCTTCCTTGCGCTCTATTGCCTTGTCTCATTAACTTCAAACGCACAATACTGCACGCCCACAATTTCCAATCAGAACAACCTGCACATTACTTTCATCAATTTCGGTTACACCGCGGCACTTACCAACGGCCAGGGTCCAACCAGTGCGAACACCGGGTACTCACAGGTAGTGGGCAGTTCTTCGGGAACCGTGAACAGGCACCAGAACTATTCGATCTGGATACAGGCGAACGCCAGCGTAAATACCCCATTTACCATCGCCATCTTTGGTGACGTTAACAACGATGGTGATTTTTCTGATCCATTAGAAGAACTGAACCGCACAAACGGAACAATAGTCGGCGGGCAAACGGGCACTTCCTACAGCCTGAATATTCCCGCGCATGCCACCACGGGCAGTATGCGCATCCGGGTACTCATCACTACACAGGGCAGTACCATTGACCCATGTGGCACGGTATACGGCGAAGTGGAAGACTACATCCTCACGGTACGCTCAAACACGGCACCTGTGCTGAACACGAGCGGGTCGCCCTTCCTCAATCCGCTGGAAGCCGGCAACACTACGAACGATGGCATGAGCATTCCACAACTGCTCAACTCCACCAATTATGAAATGATCACGGATGGCAACGACGGCGACCTCAGCCGTCCGGCAAAGGCCCTTCGCGGCATCGCCATCACAGCCGTCTCCGCCACCAATGGCACCTGGCAGTGGAGGAACGGAAAAAATGGTACCTGGCAAAACATCTCCGGCGTGGCTGAATCCAACGCGCTTTTACTGACCAGCGTAGGCAACACGCCCTGGTACTATGAACCTAATTTTATCCGCTTTCTCCCAACTGCACCCGGTACCCCCAGCTTTAGCTTCAGGGCCTGGGACGGCAGCGAGGGACTTTCCGGCACGTACTACAACATCACCGCAACTGGCGGCAGCACCGCGTTCAGTGATGAAACCGAACAGGCAACAGTAACCGTAGATGCAGATGCCAGCGGCAGCAGCTTCGGGCAATTCCTGTTATCGACCCCGACAGGCGCCTTGTTGCCCGCGGCTTATGAAGGCGCATCCGGCAAACTGTATTATAACAGGCCTTCAGCAGTAACTCCGGTAGCAGATAACGCGGCCGTACGCATACAGTACGATGCTGCATCCAACAAATTTTTCCTGGCTACCTATGAAGACATCTATTCCTGGGAAACTAACGCAAGTTCATTCACGCACATCGTCAATATCCCGGACGCGTTATCGGGGTTCACGGTCGCGGACAAGGTGGTGTATGGCGATTATGCGCCGGCAATACACAGTGTGGATAAAGACGGCGCCAACCCAACCATCCTAGCTGATGGGAACGGAACGACGATCACAGGATTCCCCTATAACGATATCACTGAAATGATGGCGATGGCCGCCTCCGGAAATACGATCTTCGGATGGATGTACAATAGTGGCAGCTCAAGTTATGATCTTCTGAAATTCAATACCGACGGTACCGGCTTCGCCGTTATTTCCAGCACAACAAACTTTCCCTATGCCAGCACCGTTCGCAACGGGCATGTATACTGGATCGAAGAGCAATCCCCCAACAGCAGGGTCTTGAAAGTATCTGTGAACGGAGGTACGGAAGAACTGATCGGCACACGGTCGGGCCAGGTGTACATCGACATTTACGCGGAACCGCTTACCAACAAGATTTACCTGCTTTATGCCAACGCCAGCGGCTCGGAAATTCATTCAATGGATATGCAAACCGGCGCTATAAGCCGCGCCCTGTTTATCACCGAAGAAACATATGCCTTCGCCGTAGTACCGCCCACCATTACGCTTCCCGTATCCGTTACGCAGTTCTTTGTGAGCAAAACAGGCGGGCAACAAGCGCTATTACAGTGGGAAACCACCGCTGAAGTGCAGAATAGTCATTACACCATCGAAAAGAGTACGGACGGCGCGCCTTTTGTAGCAATCGGCCAGGTGGCCAGCGCTGGATCAGGAGAACAGTTACTCCGTTACCAGTTTAAAGACATGCAAGCCAACGGCCTGCTGATCCGTTACCAGCTCTGGCAAACCGATCTCGACGGTAAAAGGACGAACCTCGGCACAAGAGTGATCAGAAATCTCCCTTCAGGCAATAGCCTGTACGTTTACCCGAATCCCGCACGGAATACTATTCATCTGCAAACACCGGCGGCAGGCGCTTATGATATCCTTATCACCGACCTGCAGGGACGTACCGTTCTAAGGAACAAGTTCTACAGCAACGGACTGATCCGTGTTAACCTGCCTTCACTTCCAGGGGGACAGTATTATATAAGGTCTACGGATAAGAACGGCGTTGTAGCGCAACAGAAGATTATAATTCAGTAAAGAAG comes from the Parasegetibacter sp. NRK P23 genome and includes:
- a CDS encoding GEVED domain-containing protein, which produces MPKTLRFLALYCLVSLTSNAQYCTPTISNQNNLHITFINFGYTAALTNGQGPTSANTGYSQVVGSSSGTVNRHQNYSIWIQANASVNTPFTIAIFGDVNNDGDFSDPLEELNRTNGTIVGGQTGTSYSLNIPAHATTGSMRIRVLITTQGSTIDPCGTVYGEVEDYILTVRSNTAPVLNTSGSPFLNPLEAGNTTNDGMSIPQLLNSTNYEMITDGNDGDLSRPAKALRGIAITAVSATNGTWQWRNGKNGTWQNISGVAESNALLLTSVGNTPWYYEPNFIRFLPTAPGTPSFSFRAWDGSEGLSGTYYNITATGGSTAFSDETEQATVTVDADASGSSFGQFLLSTPTGALLPAAYEGASGKLYYNRPSAVTPVADNAAVRIQYDAASNKFFLATYEDIYSWETNASSFTHIVNIPDALSGFTVADKVVYGDYAPAIHSVDKDGANPTILADGNGTTITGFPYNDITEMMAMAASGNTIFGWMYNSGSSSYDLLKFNTDGTGFAVISSTTNFPYASTVRNGHVYWIEEQSPNSRVLKVSVNGGTEELIGTRSGQVYIDIYAEPLTNKIYLLYANASGSEIHSMDMQTGAISRALFITEETYAFAVVPPTITLPVSVTQFFVSKTGGQQALLQWETTAEVQNSHYTIEKSTDGAPFVAIGQVASAGSGEQLLRYQFKDMQANGLLIRYQLWQTDLDGKRTNLGTRVIRNLPSGNSLYVYPNPARNTIHLQTPAAGAYDILITDLQGRTVLRNKFYSNGLIRVNLPSLPGGQYYIRSTDKNGVVAQQKIIIQ